The sequence AGTTGCTTCTTCCGCTCTCTCGGCGTTTATTTTTTGGACGTGGTTGTCTTttacgagtactcttttttcgATTTGTAATTTTCCCTTCGGGGTTTTCTTACAAAgcggttttaatgaggctcagcccttagtttgcttccgtgtgctctcaagggttccTTTTGGCTTTTTCTGTTTGGTTTATTAATAAAACGCTATTTCATTTCTAAGTGCCGGATCAtggctttctttttattttactaataaattaatttatcacaAATATTTTCTATTCATCTTCTTAGTAACCTAAATAACTGGAGTTCAATCCTCAATTTTCTCGTCCtaaatccaaagaaaaaaaatatatacatagatttaattttttttcgcaCGCTACCTCGCAAAAACACATGatttttacttttaactttgtatttttcttatttttaattatatttatttttagcaAGATAAATCATATGTTTAGTATCTataatctatacctattataaaagtgTCTTGTTTTTAAAAAATCTGCTAGACCTATGTTATTCAATCATCTCAAAAAACTAGTATGTTATTCAATTCAAGAGGAAATTTGATGAatattttgcaattaattaaattttaagcaACTGCAAAGTCCAATGGGTTAGTTgcgcctaaatacacaaactttcaaccAATTCTAGTTTTACACATAACTATATAAAATCTGCCTCCAAATACACATAACATAACTATATAATTCCTCTCATTTACCGCATTTAAAAGCCTTGAAGAGAGCCTTCACAGTGTTGTGGGGATTCCTTGAACCAACAACAATCATGACAAATTTGTAAATGAAAGAACATATGTTTTCTAAAGGACacaaaatgtaaataaattagatatattttatttaaacaaacaaaaataaataaatatatccacTTCTAGAggacaagttttaataaagtagttaAATACTGTGACTGAGTGGATACATTTGTTTCTACTTAGGTTCCTTCAAGAAAAATATATGGGTCCTATTTGAATCTATCCTATATATGAAGTTATActaatagataaatatattacatatatgaTTGAAATTTAGTGAGAATTACACATGCGCAAACTACtaaaattcattaatttgaAATGAACTAATTAACGTGAGTACGaaacaatgttttttttttttttttcttctaatgcTGCAAATATATTGTAGATTAATTTTGGGTATATTTTGAAGAATGCGTCTACTGGATTGGAATGATGGGCCTATTTTTTGTTGAAAACTTTGGGCCCCTCGGCCCAATTAGCCCAATAGGTTGGATTAGTACGAAACGAACCGGGACAGATTGTGCCGTGCGTAGAATTGTGATCGTTAAAACATGGCTCAATCTTTTAAAtgctttcaaaaaaattattaaaaactaaaaacaggATTTGTCTCGCtaaatgtataaataattaaaattaagcaAAAATGAAATTGTGCCATGGGATGAAGATGTGAAGCTGTGAGATTGAACtttagggggcgtttactttgcataattaataaaatggatgattgagtatttttatcctcaacgATGGGATTACTCGAATCCCGCctttttttataagataaaaatcaaacaaaattaattaatttaaatgataaaaataaagggctcaaagtttcaatccaatAAAATAAAGTTTTTGACTGAGCTCGAATTATCTAAATAGAACATGAAAGGATGGATCTCCTCTTATTCCTCTACCATCTTTTTCAGCGATACAATCAGTGTTCATTGTCAGGAATTCGAGACACCGACAAGTCCTCTAAGAAGGCACGAAACACTGATGCATATGTTGTTTCGGTTTGCTTAACCGATCCTTCCCCAGGGAAAGGAGCGGTCAAGCTATCGAAAGCAACATACGCGCCGGTGCTTGTGCCTCCTTAGAGGACTTGCCGCCGGTGTCTCGATACCTAGCCATGGATATGGACATTTCTTCAATTTTGCCGGACGCTTCCATTTTCGTGTTTGCTATGCTCgaataaaataattatgttcTAAAAATTTACCCCAAAAGTCACGTCAAATTGATTCAATATaaacaattaaatatttaaaataaatagtgtaAATATGAGGATTTTTGTTAGATTTCTTATGGAGAATTATAATTCATGATACTCAAACAACATTAACTCAAGTTATTTTTCAGAAGACAAAATTATTAATTGCGTGCaatgtatatgttagatatTTGAATgacttcaaatattttatttatcaaaatccAAAAACTAAGAATGTTAGGATGCAGTCAAATAAAGAGTATTTGCTATTTGATGGGCAACATAATATTCTTAGTTACCTAAGATattatatttcaaattataattatttgtcttcataaaaataaattagttaTTATATTACACATCTGAATATATTGTGAATTAAATAAGGATCTAACTTTTATGAATTATGagtattattaaaataagattttattaaaaagaaaagagaaaagcagaagaacctaaacccttgaaagcacaggaaaGCAAAGCAGActaacccttgaaagcacaggaaaGCAGGAAAacaaagcagactaagggccgagcctcgttaaaaggaaaaagagtactcgtctatgaAGAGAAAAGTGTTGGAAGCGGAGATGGGAGAATCTCAGaagctccggccgaaccatttcTCCTAGATAAACTCGGCTTCCCGACGCAAGGAAAGAACGAGGAGGAAAGGAAAcgcaaaaaagaaaacagaaaaccGAACAAGCAACTCAAAGGCGATCATAGAAAGAACCTCGGCCGGTAAGgcgatgatatatatatagcatcGAAATAAAACACCTATCATCAAAAAAGCTATGAAACCGCTCACAATCATGTTCTAAGACTTGTTTCATAAATCTTCTGGCGAGACTAAACTTTCAACATAGACATCATGTGAAAATAAACCGACACAATCCTCGTGGCAGCTGATCCTAGTAACCTGATAACAGGGACAATAGCTGAGGTCACGGAACACGTTATCCCGACAATCGTAGACCCCCAAAATGGATCCACAATTTACCAAAATGTCTCCATTTAGACCTTTCACCAATGGTGGTTGAAGAAGCTCAAGAAGATGAGAAAGAGTCACCACTTTCTCCCAAGACTCCTTCATAACCCAAACTCGATAGCCTCTAATTTCATCATTAAAACATAGCACACAAAGGAAACCACCAAGCACACCCACAATGCCATACACCTCTTGATCAAAGGGAAGCTCAATCCTTCCAAACACCTCACTCTTCAAGTCCCAGAAAATAATAACTTTTTCAAATCCGTTCTTCAAGTAAAGCTTCCCACCTACAAACACATCTCTTGGCCAACAGCAATCTAAATCATCGCAGAGCTCAAttgttttccatgattttgtCTTTGAACTATAAACTTTACCAAGGCTGGAGTTATAATCATCCACAATCACAAACACCATGTACTCATCAATCGATTCATCCCAACCAAATCCCAAATGATAAATAATGTCGGCATTAGAAATTTCTGTCAGTTTTTTGGAG comes from Salvia miltiorrhiza cultivar Shanhuang (shh) chromosome 3, IMPLAD_Smil_shh, whole genome shotgun sequence and encodes:
- the LOC131016911 gene encoding F-box/kelch-repeat protein At3g23880-like, translating into MEIESSSQPSLHLPEEIIGEILPRLPVKSLLRFRCVSKSWRSLIGSKRFIKTHHQNSMQNPSFPQQRVITQKNSDEWPMQCSLLSILSGPTNTIPLSPLADPTNTTVTGYEIIGCCNGLLCIVNDENIFQLWNPSTRISKKLTEISNADIIYHLGFGWDESIDEYMVFVIVDDYNSSLGKVYSSKTKSWKTIELCDDLDCCWPRDVFVGGKLYLKNGFEKVIIFWDLKSEVFGRIELPFDQEVYGIVGVLGGFLCVLCFNDEIRGYRVWVMKESWEKVVTLSHLLELLQPPLVKGLNGDILVNCGSILGVYDCRDNVFRDLSYCPCYQVTRISCHEDCVGLFSHDVYVESLVSPEDL